A genomic stretch from Acidobacteriota bacterium includes:
- the atpG gene encoding ATP synthase F1 subunit gamma — MATLRDIRRRIGSVRNTKQITRAMKVVAASRLRRSQERIFNARPYANQMMALLESLAARLEQQQHPLLARRTERKVLLIVVTADRGLCGAFNANLLRTSQNYIHECGADKVSLMAVGRKGRDYFRKRPVNIMAEYVNIFRQLEFSHAKALAERIIELYTSEKVDAVDFVYNEFKSMMAQNVKVERYLPIEPRIAAGGEYYSEYIFEQPPAEILEALLPRYVEVQVFRALLESQAAENAARMTAMDSATNNADDLIEALRLKLNRLRQAGITKEIIEVVSGAQALEY, encoded by the coding sequence GTGGCCACCTTACGGGACATCCGGCGCCGTATCGGCTCGGTTCGAAATACCAAGCAGATCACCCGCGCCATGAAGGTTGTGGCAGCATCCAGACTGCGGCGGTCACAGGAGCGCATCTTTAATGCGCGCCCGTACGCCAACCAGATGATGGCGCTGCTGGAAAGCCTTGCAGCACGGCTGGAACAGCAGCAACACCCTCTGCTGGCGCGCCGCACCGAGCGGAAGGTTCTTCTGATTGTGGTAACTGCCGACCGCGGATTGTGCGGCGCTTTTAACGCCAACCTGCTTCGCACCTCCCAGAACTACATTCATGAATGCGGGGCGGACAAGGTTTCCCTGATGGCCGTGGGGCGGAAGGGACGTGACTATTTCCGCAAGCGGCCGGTCAACATTATGGCCGAGTATGTGAACATTTTCCGGCAGCTCGAGTTCTCTCATGCGAAAGCGCTGGCGGAAAGGATCATCGAGCTTTACACCAGCGAAAAGGTTGACGCGGTTGATTTTGTTTACAACGAATTCAAATCGATGATGGCCCAGAACGTGAAGGTTGAGCGCTACCTTCCCATAGAACCGCGTATTGCCGCTGGGGGCGAATACTACTCGGAGTATATCTTTGAACAGCCGCCGGCTGAAATTTTAGAAGCGCTTCTTCCGCGGTATGTTGAGGTCCAGGTGTTCAGGGCCTTGCTGGAATCGCAGGCGGCTGAGAATGCGGCGCGAATGACGGCGATGGATTCCGCCACCAATAATGCGGACGACCTGATCGAAGCGCTCCGGCTGAAACTGAACCGCCTGCGCCAGGCCGGCATTACCAAGGAAATTATTGAAGTTGTGAGCGGGGCGCAGGCATTGGAGTATTAA
- the atpD gene encoding F0F1 ATP synthase subunit beta — protein sequence MTQEKTGKVVEVIGPVVVAAFEETELPPIYTALRVVSDGFDVPQPINVVVEVEQHLGEGRVKCVAMAPTDGMVRGMTVINTGQPIMTPVGKATLGRVMNVIGEPVDNLGPINAETRFPIHRHAPELEDQNTEFEMFETGLKVVDLLEPYLKGGKTGLFGGAGVGKTVIIMELINNVAMKHGGVSVFAGVGERTREGNDLLLEMTESGVIHPGDASKSKAALIYGQMTEPPGARLRVGLTGLTVAEYFRDVAGQDVLLFIDNIFRFTQAGSEVSALLGRMPSAVGYQPNLSTEMGELQERITSTKKGSITSVQAIYVPADDLTDPAPATAFSHLDATTVLSRQLTEIGIYPAVDPLESTSRILDPRILGQEHYDVARSVKAILQKYKDLQDIIAILGMDELSEEDKLTVARARKIQRFLSQPFFVAQQFTGLEGRYVKLEDTIRGFKEVVEGKHDDIPEQAFYMVGTLDEALEKAERLKAE from the coding sequence ATGACGCAGGAAAAGACAGGGAAAGTCGTGGAAGTCATCGGGCCGGTCGTAGTAGCGGCTTTTGAGGAGACCGAGCTTCCTCCGATTTACACCGCCCTTCGGGTTGTGTCGGACGGCTTTGATGTTCCTCAACCCATCAACGTTGTCGTCGAAGTTGAACAGCACCTGGGTGAGGGCCGGGTCAAGTGCGTGGCCATGGCGCCGACGGATGGCATGGTTCGGGGAATGACGGTTATCAACACCGGGCAGCCGATTATGACTCCCGTGGGCAAAGCCACCTTGGGGCGCGTGATGAACGTCATCGGAGAGCCTGTGGACAACCTGGGGCCGATCAACGCTGAGACTCGTTTCCCCATCCATCGGCACGCTCCGGAGCTGGAAGACCAGAACACTGAATTTGAAATGTTCGAGACGGGCCTCAAAGTCGTGGACCTGCTTGAACCCTATTTGAAAGGCGGCAAGACCGGCCTGTTCGGCGGCGCCGGCGTGGGCAAGACCGTCATCATCATGGAGTTGATCAATAACGTCGCCATGAAACACGGCGGAGTTTCCGTTTTCGCCGGTGTCGGTGAACGCACCCGCGAGGGCAACGACCTCCTGCTGGAGATGACGGAATCAGGCGTCATCCATCCCGGTGATGCTTCGAAGTCGAAGGCGGCGCTGATCTACGGCCAGATGACGGAGCCTCCCGGTGCGCGCCTTCGAGTGGGATTAACTGGGCTGACAGTGGCGGAATATTTCCGCGATGTAGCCGGCCAGGACGTGCTGCTCTTTATCGACAACATCTTCCGTTTTACGCAGGCGGGCTCTGAGGTTTCCGCTTTGCTGGGCCGCATGCCTTCCGCTGTCGGTTACCAGCCGAACCTTTCCACCGAAATGGGCGAGCTGCAGGAGCGCATCACGTCGACCAAAAAGGGTTCCATTACCTCCGTGCAGGCCATTTACGTTCCCGCAGACGACCTGACGGACCCAGCGCCGGCAACGGCCTTTTCCCACTTGGATGCGACCACCGTACTTTCACGCCAGCTCACTGAGATTGGTATTTACCCGGCCGTGGACCCGCTGGAATCCACTTCGCGAATTCTCGATCCTCGCATCCTGGGCCAGGAACATTACGATGTTGCCCGTTCCGTGAAGGCCATTCTTCAAAAATACAAAGACCTGCAGGACATCATCGCTATTCTGGGCATGGATGAGCTCTCGGAAGAAGACAAGCTGACCGTTGCGCGCGCCCGCAAAATCCAGCGGTTCCTGTCGCAGCCCTTCTTCGTGGCGCAGCAGTTCACAGGCCTGGAGGGCCGGTACGTCAAGCTGGAGGATACCATCCGCGGGTTCAAGGAGGTTGTTGAGGGTAAACACGACGATATCCCCGAGCAGGCCTTCTATATGGTCGGGACCCTCGACGAGGCGCTTGAAAAGGCGGAGAGGCTGAAGGCGGAGTAA
- a CDS encoding F0F1 ATP synthase subunit epsilon, translating into MADLLPTSIKLQIVTPDRAVAEGEVEWVSIPGKDGYLGVLPGHAPLLTELQPGTLEYRENGNKHYVAIHWGFAEVLQDRVIVLAEIAERAEDIDVERAETKRTKVEEYLKLRTGSDPEIEKARDDLRKAICRLETARHSRS; encoded by the coding sequence ATGGCTGATTTGCTTCCTACATCCATCAAGTTGCAGATTGTCACTCCCGACCGCGCGGTTGCGGAAGGAGAAGTGGAATGGGTCTCAATCCCTGGAAAAGACGGCTATCTGGGAGTTTTGCCGGGTCACGCTCCCCTGCTGACCGAGCTTCAGCCAGGCACGCTCGAGTACCGCGAGAACGGAAATAAGCATTATGTGGCTATCCATTGGGGGTTTGCCGAAGTCCTTCAGGACCGCGTGATCGTTCTGGCAGAGATTGCGGAACGCGCCGAAGATATCGATGTTGAGCGGGCGGAAACGAAGCGGACAAAGGTCGAAGAATACTTGAAGTTGCGTACCGGGTCAGACCCGGAAATCGAGAAGGCCCGCGATGATCTGCGCAAAGCCATCTGCCGCCTGGAAACCGCCCGCCATTCGCGGTCCTGA
- a CDS encoding NrdH-redoxin, whose protein sequence is MHRKIRMYTTEWCPDCWRAKQFLKRYGLEFEEINIEKVPDAAEFIMSVNGGRRKVPTFEMEGRTFNCSPFDPFLLRRELGLALE, encoded by the coding sequence ATGCACCGGAAAATCCGGATGTACACAACCGAATGGTGCCCTGACTGCTGGCGCGCCAAACAATTTCTGAAGCGGTACGGCCTGGAGTTCGAGGAGATTAACATCGAGAAAGTTCCCGATGCCGCAGAGTTCATCATGAGCGTCAACGGCGGGAGGCGGAAGGTCCCTACGTTTGAAATGGAAGGACGCACTTTTAACTGTTCCCCCTTTGACCCCTTTTTGCTGCGACGCGAACTCGGTCTTGCCTTAGAGTAA
- a CDS encoding sigma-70 family RNA polymerase sigma factor has protein sequence MRSAGVVLDRTAPLVSDEAALVAELKAGSEEAFAYLLAIYQNPLFNLISHMVAEHGDAADVLQNVLLKVLRGIRQFNGRSSLKTWIYRIAVHEASNHRRSWRRRLVHEPFSVDDETLHLGMHSSIYKKSGRETPYSVYEKAECQAEVTHALADLAEPYRAVVVLREIEGLSYDEIAEVLGVAEGTVKSRLRRGRETLKRKLAARLSRSI, from the coding sequence ATGCGTTCCGCAGGCGTTGTGCTCGACCGGACGGCCCCCTTAGTCAGTGATGAAGCCGCTCTCGTGGCGGAGTTGAAGGCGGGTTCGGAGGAGGCGTTTGCTTACCTGCTGGCCATCTATCAAAATCCTCTCTTTAACCTGATTTCCCACATGGTGGCTGAGCATGGTGATGCCGCCGATGTTCTTCAGAATGTTCTCCTCAAGGTTCTTCGGGGCATCCGGCAGTTCAATGGCAGGAGCAGCCTGAAAACATGGATTTACCGCATCGCCGTGCATGAGGCGTCCAATCATCGGCGCAGCTGGCGGCGGCGGCTCGTCCATGAGCCTTTCTCGGTGGACGATGAGACCCTGCATTTGGGCATGCATTCGTCGATATACAAGAAGAGTGGACGGGAGACGCCATACAGCGTATACGAGAAAGCAGAGTGCCAGGCAGAGGTCACACACGCTTTGGCGGACCTCGCAGAACCATACCGTGCGGTCGTGGTGCTGAGAGAGATTGAAGGGCTCAGCTACGATGAAATTGCGGAGGTGCTCGGGGTTGCCGAAGGAACAGTGAAGTCCCGATTGCGACGGGGGCGGGAGACCTTGAAACGCAAACTTGCCGCCCGATTGAGCAGGTCCATATGA
- a CDS encoding tetratricopeptide repeat protein — protein sequence MRRSNPLPDMLGASRVHRREKVSLGAVCAAAVLTLVFLLLPSTSRAQQGKVLVESSEQLFCTLAALNAAGYNAGPESAARDAVNAYLAGKQVPVIPDIRTFYEAHKVVGDPGRNLGQYISLALLLGPPPDFKLTVAQADLPPDAKNAAGMVPLLKQFYQQADMANLWARAKVDFDSALERYSSPVRRSIELTDAYLRFPAGSYLGRTYIIYLNVLGAPNQVQARIYGSNYYLVVTPSERLRIRDIRHQYLHFLLDPLAVKYGPEIQHASALEAVARKAPALGSDFKSDFALLVTECLIRAAELRMDKAPAADANRQIEQLTASGLILVPYFYDALQQFEKQDASMSSYYQQMVQGISPAEEAIRLGKVKFSEPPPQAASAAGTTETERLLDEGDNDIYSGNYDGAKAAFEQALAKDPKSERALFGMAVVASNTRKPDLARQYFEQTLDAATDLRIVTWCHIYLGRLDDISGSRNKALAQYRTASLTAGRYPEAMRAVEAGLREPFGVEVSSSPGH from the coding sequence TTGAGACGTTCGAATCCCCTGCCAGACATGCTGGGCGCTTCCAGAGTCCACAGGCGGGAGAAGGTTTCCCTCGGGGCCGTTTGCGCGGCCGCCGTTCTCACTCTTGTTTTCCTGCTCCTGCCATCGACTTCGCGGGCACAGCAGGGCAAGGTCCTGGTTGAATCGAGCGAACAACTTTTCTGCACGCTCGCGGCCCTCAACGCCGCCGGCTACAATGCGGGCCCGGAGAGCGCCGCGCGCGATGCCGTGAACGCATACCTTGCCGGCAAGCAGGTCCCCGTCATTCCCGACATCCGAACGTTCTATGAAGCCCACAAGGTCGTCGGCGATCCCGGACGGAACCTGGGACAATACATCTCCCTGGCCCTCCTGCTGGGGCCGCCTCCAGACTTCAAATTGACGGTGGCCCAGGCTGATCTTCCGCCTGACGCCAAAAATGCTGCCGGCATGGTCCCGCTGCTCAAGCAGTTCTACCAGCAGGCGGACATGGCCAACCTCTGGGCCCGGGCCAAGGTTGACTTCGATTCCGCCCTTGAGCGTTACAGCTCTCCGGTCCGCCGGAGCATTGAGTTGACCGACGCCTATCTTCGCTTTCCCGCCGGATCTTATCTTGGCCGGACATACATCATCTATCTCAACGTTCTTGGAGCGCCCAATCAGGTCCAGGCCCGAATCTATGGTTCGAATTACTACCTGGTGGTCACACCATCCGAAAGGCTCAGAATCCGCGATATCCGCCATCAATATCTTCATTTCCTGCTGGATCCGCTGGCGGTGAAATATGGTCCTGAAATCCAGCATGCCTCGGCACTCGAAGCGGTGGCAAGAAAAGCGCCGGCGCTTGGAAGTGATTTCAAGTCAGACTTCGCGCTTCTTGTAACTGAATGCCTCATCCGGGCCGCCGAGCTGCGGATGGATAAGGCGCCGGCGGCGGACGCGAACAGGCAGATCGAACAGTTGACGGCCTCCGGGCTTATTCTGGTGCCCTATTTTTACGACGCCCTGCAACAGTTTGAAAAGCAGGACGCTTCGATGAGCAGCTATTACCAGCAGATGGTCCAGGGCATCAGCCCTGCCGAGGAAGCCATCAGGCTGGGCAAGGTGAAGTTTTCGGAACCTCCCCCACAGGCTGCCTCGGCTGCCGGAACCACGGAGACGGAGCGGTTGCTCGATGAGGGTGACAACGACATTTATTCCGGCAATTATGATGGCGCGAAAGCGGCCTTCGAACAGGCGCTCGCCAAAGATCCGAAAAGCGAGCGCGCGCTGTTTGGCATGGCCGTAGTGGCCAGCAATACTCGCAAGCCGGACTTGGCCCGGCAATACTTTGAACAAACCCTCGACGCTGCCACCGACCTTCGCATCGTGACGTGGTGCCACATTTACCTTGGTCGCCTGGACGATATCAGCGGCAGCCGTAACAAGGCCCTTGCCCAGTACCGCACCGCATCTCTTACCGCCGGGCGATACCCCGAAGCCATGCGTGCGGTTGAAGCGGGCCTGCGCGAACCTTTCGGCGTGGAAGTTTCTTCATCGCCCGGCCACTGA
- the folP gene encoding dihydropteroate synthase, translated as MNRRHHFEISVMGRKVHLGARTLIMGVLNATPDSFSDGGLYLSPAAAIARGVEMARQGADWIDVGGESTRPGSRPVSAEEECARVLPVIKGLHRKLPSIPLSIDTTKAQVAERAIEAGASVLNDISGLRFDQRIAELARTSGAPLVLMHIRGRPRNMQQRPFAKSIWRSLEDGLARSIERALAHGVRRRQLILDPGLGFGKTRAQNFAILAHLDRLQRFKLPIMVGSSRKSFMRAIVSGEGLVPHPSAGGRRARTPDSAGKKLLRSLPFGDAAGVAIAILNGAHIVRVHDVEQMVPAVRIADAVAEADGSGIPGSL; from the coding sequence ATGAATAGGCGACACCATTTCGAAATCAGCGTGATGGGCCGAAAAGTGCACCTGGGTGCGCGGACGCTCATCATGGGAGTGCTGAACGCCACGCCGGATTCCTTCTCCGACGGCGGCCTCTATCTCAGTCCCGCTGCGGCCATCGCGCGCGGGGTTGAGATGGCCCGGCAGGGAGCTGACTGGATTGACGTGGGCGGAGAATCAACACGCCCGGGCTCGCGTCCCGTTTCCGCTGAGGAGGAATGCGCGCGGGTGCTGCCCGTCATCAAGGGCCTTCACCGAAAGCTGCCCTCAATTCCCCTTTCGATTGACACCACCAAAGCACAGGTGGCCGAGCGGGCAATCGAGGCGGGCGCCTCCGTTCTGAACGACATCAGCGGCCTGCGGTTTGACCAGCGCATTGCCGAGTTGGCGCGGACGAGCGGAGCTCCGCTGGTCCTGATGCACATTCGTGGCCGGCCGCGCAATATGCAGCAGAGGCCGTTCGCGAAGTCCATCTGGCGCTCGCTTGAAGATGGCCTGGCGCGTTCCATTGAGCGCGCGCTGGCGCACGGCGTTCGACGCCGGCAACTGATTCTGGATCCCGGCCTGGGCTTCGGGAAAACGCGGGCGCAGAACTTTGCAATCCTCGCCCACCTTGACCGGCTGCAAAGGTTCAAACTGCCCATCATGGTTGGCAGTTCGAGAAAATCCTTCATGCGGGCCATCGTCAGCGGCGAAGGGCTGGTGCCTCATCCCTCAGCAGGAGGCCGCCGCGCCCGAACTCCTGATTCTGCCGGTAAGAAGCTGCTCCGTTCACTGCCCTTTGGCGATGCGGCGGGCGTGGCCATCGCCATTCTCAATGGCGCGCACATTGTCCGCGTGCACGATGTGGAACAGATGGTCCCGGCAGTGAGGATCGCTGACGCTGTAGCCGAAGCAGACGGCAGCGGTATTCCAGGGAGTCTTTGA
- a CDS encoding energy transducer TonB, whose protein sequence is MGHAQHSILPFLILALAAPLSATDRHAISSLLDKAYKDQNLVLRTSNSGATIRYSQDGRLIKGGEPGPWTLDADIHCARVELKRKDLAIKGKRLYFLYDKKLEVLRPYLGPDVNVEIALDSDSPSLSALQQAIANVFVTGSENARLLVPHYWKDYLLHPNVHATVSPRQEMSAVPPGSIQKLTGESKEQASPVSSRHNIEFSADPGKNGNVTPPRPTYKPEPSYTPEARMARIEGTVVFSVVIDASGRVTDESILRPVGLGLDDNAAQTLQTWKFQPATVDGKPVAARVGVEVSFQLR, encoded by the coding sequence ATGGGGCACGCACAACACTCAATCTTGCCGTTCTTGATCCTGGCGCTCGCAGCCCCTCTCAGCGCTACCGATCGGCACGCGATCTCCTCGCTTCTCGACAAGGCTTACAAGGACCAGAACCTGGTGCTTCGAACTTCCAACAGCGGCGCAACCATTCGTTACTCGCAGGACGGCCGCCTCATCAAGGGCGGAGAGCCAGGGCCGTGGACGCTCGATGCCGACATCCATTGCGCCCGAGTCGAATTGAAGCGGAAGGATCTGGCTATCAAGGGCAAGCGCCTATATTTCCTATATGACAAGAAGCTCGAAGTACTCCGGCCCTATCTGGGTCCGGACGTAAACGTTGAAATCGCTCTCGACAGTGATTCTCCCAGCCTTTCCGCCCTCCAGCAGGCAATCGCGAACGTATTTGTCACGGGAAGCGAGAATGCGAGGCTTCTTGTCCCCCATTACTGGAAGGATTACCTGCTTCATCCCAACGTGCATGCCACCGTGTCCCCGCGGCAAGAGATGTCCGCGGTCCCTCCCGGCTCCATCCAAAAGTTGACGGGCGAAAGCAAGGAACAGGCATCGCCGGTGTCGTCCCGTCACAACATAGAGTTTTCCGCCGACCCGGGAAAAAACGGCAACGTGACTCCGCCGAGGCCGACGTACAAGCCGGAGCCGTCTTACACCCCGGAGGCGCGAATGGCCCGCATTGAAGGCACGGTCGTTTTTTCAGTCGTGATCGATGCCAGTGGCCGCGTCACAGACGAGTCCATCCTCAGACCGGTCGGCCTGGGCCTGGATGACAACGCCGCCCAGACCTTGCAAACATGGAAATTCCAACCCGCCACGGTTGACGGCAAGCCCGTCGCTGCTCGCGTTGGGGTGGAAGTCTCCTTCCAGCTTCGCTGA
- a CDS encoding alcohol dehydrogenase, with protein MRHTRIIVTHYGGPDALQVVEEECPEPKAGEARVRVLAAGVSLPDILAREGVHPETPHVPFTPGWDLVGSVNRLGDGVIGIEPGQIVASMPIHGAYAEYVCLPQRELVPVPTGLDAAEAVSLVLNYTTAYQMLHRSAKVKPGQRVLIHGAAGGVGTALLQLGRLAGLEMYGTCSSRGAAAVSQLGGIPIDYQHQDFVEEIHRLTNEGVDVVFDGIGGSNLWRSREALRRGGTIVVYGFTAKLREGRLGSGGRHRFREAAILGLYIARNWFLPGRKRMVPYSIQTLKRLKPELFREDLITLLNLLQQQKIKPIIAQRFPLAEARRAHELLEKGGVVGKLVLLP; from the coding sequence ATGAGACACACTCGCATTATCGTCACCCACTACGGCGGTCCCGACGCACTTCAAGTGGTTGAAGAAGAGTGCCCCGAGCCGAAGGCTGGTGAAGCCCGGGTGAGGGTGCTGGCTGCAGGCGTCTCCTTGCCCGACATTTTGGCGCGCGAAGGCGTTCATCCTGAAACACCCCATGTACCCTTCACGCCGGGATGGGACCTGGTCGGTTCGGTGAACCGGCTCGGCGACGGTGTCATTGGAATCGAACCAGGCCAGATAGTTGCCTCAATGCCAATTCACGGTGCTTACGCGGAGTATGTCTGCTTGCCTCAGCGTGAACTGGTTCCGGTGCCAACCGGGTTGGATGCCGCCGAGGCTGTCAGTTTGGTCCTGAACTACACCACGGCGTACCAGATGCTGCATCGCTCTGCTAAGGTCAAGCCGGGCCAGCGCGTGTTGATTCATGGCGCGGCAGGCGGCGTCGGCACGGCCCTCCTGCAGCTTGGCCGCCTCGCGGGGTTGGAGATGTACGGAACCTGTTCGTCGCGGGGAGCCGCTGCCGTTTCCCAACTGGGCGGCATCCCGATTGACTACCAGCATCAGGACTTCGTGGAAGAGATTCACCGCCTCACAAACGAGGGGGTAGATGTTGTCTTTGACGGCATAGGAGGCAGCAACCTCTGGCGTTCCCGCGAAGCTCTCCGTCGTGGCGGGACGATCGTGGTCTATGGATTTACTGCCAAGCTCCGTGAGGGACGATTGGGTTCAGGCGGCCGGCATCGCTTTCGTGAAGCCGCCATCCTCGGGTTGTACATTGCGCGCAACTGGTTTCTGCCTGGCCGGAAACGGATGGTCCCCTACAGCATCCAGACACTCAAACGGCTGAAACCTGAATTGTTTCGAGAGGATCTGATTACTCTGCTCAATCTCCTGCAACAACAAAAGATCAAACCAATCATCGCACAGCGGTTTCCTCTTGCCGAGGCACGACGCGCACATGAGTTGCTCGAAAAGGGAGGCGTGGTCGGCAAGCTGGTCCTGCTCCCCTGA
- a CDS encoding sulfatase — MDKKGDQKFSRRSVTGRRAFLKASVAGAVGAAMAPGGAHSASLPATARRLNILYIHSHDTGRMTSPYGYAVPTPNLQRLAEEGILFRQAYNAAPTCSPSRASLLTGECPHSNGMLGLVNRGFEMPPEGYEHHIVRTLRREAGYHSTLIGLQHIARDPRTIGYDHVQAVPGNRVAEVTPHAVRFLESHPQQPFWLTVGFFETHRPYHKAAPADDSRYVRPPEPVPDVPASRQDMADFHATVRTLDWGVGEVLAALEAAGLAENTLVISTTDHGIAWPTMKCNLYDAGMGVHLVMRGPGVFAGGRVCEAMVSHLDIYPTLCELLQIKPPTWLQGRSFMPVLRGETEEINDAIFSEVNYHASYEPKRAVRTKRWKYIRHYGGRTHPVLPNCDDGLTKSYWVKNGWANQEVALEALYDLVFDPNERNNLANDPAHRSTLDEMRRRMDDWMRSTSDPLLRGPVPAPHGARYNNPDQISPGDPATTVP, encoded by the coding sequence ATGGATAAGAAGGGTGATCAAAAATTCAGTCGGCGCAGCGTTACAGGGCGGAGGGCCTTTCTTAAAGCCTCGGTCGCTGGAGCAGTGGGCGCCGCCATGGCCCCAGGCGGAGCACACTCCGCCTCTCTGCCCGCAACGGCGCGCCGCCTCAATATCCTCTACATCCATTCGCACGATACCGGACGCATGACCAGCCCGTACGGCTACGCGGTCCCCACGCCCAACCTGCAGCGCCTGGCGGAAGAGGGCATCCTTTTCCGGCAGGCATATAATGCCGCACCCACGTGTTCGCCCAGCCGCGCCAGTCTGCTGACGGGCGAGTGCCCGCACAGCAACGGCATGCTTGGGCTGGTGAACCGCGGCTTCGAAATGCCGCCCGAAGGCTACGAGCACCACATCGTCCGCACCTTGCGGCGCGAAGCCGGGTACCATTCGACGTTGATCGGACTGCAGCACATCGCCAGAGATCCCCGCACGATTGGATACGACCACGTCCAGGCCGTTCCCGGCAATCGCGTGGCGGAAGTCACACCGCATGCCGTTCGATTCCTCGAAAGCCATCCTCAGCAGCCCTTCTGGCTGACGGTCGGTTTTTTTGAGACCCACCGTCCTTACCACAAGGCCGCGCCTGCTGACGACAGCCGTTACGTCCGTCCGCCGGAGCCCGTACCGGATGTGCCGGCCAGCCGCCAGGACATGGCGGATTTCCACGCCACCGTAAGAACGCTCGACTGGGGCGTGGGAGAAGTGCTGGCGGCGCTGGAGGCGGCAGGGCTGGCGGAAAATACGCTGGTGATTTCAACCACGGACCATGGCATTGCCTGGCCCACGATGAAATGCAACCTCTACGACGCCGGCATGGGCGTGCATCTGGTAATGCGCGGCCCGGGAGTTTTCGCCGGCGGCAGAGTATGCGAAGCCATGGTCTCGCATCTTGACATTTACCCCACCCTCTGCGAACTGCTGCAGATCAAACCGCCCACGTGGCTCCAGGGCCGCTCCTTTATGCCAGTGCTGCGCGGCGAAACAGAGGAGATCAATGACGCTATTTTTTCTGAAGTAAACTATCACGCCAGCTATGAACCCAAGCGCGCCGTGCGGACCAAACGATGGAAATATATCCGCCATTACGGCGGGCGAACTCATCCTGTGCTGCCCAATTGCGACGACGGCCTCACCAAGAGCTATTGGGTGAAGAACGGCTGGGCCAATCAGGAGGTCGCTTTGGAGGCCCTGTATGACCTCGTCTTTGATCCCAACGAGCGAAATAACCTGGCGAATGATCCCGCCCACCGTTCCACGCTCGACGAGATGCGGCGGCGAATGGATGACTGGATGCGCTCCACCAGTGATCCCCTGCTGCGCGGCCCGGTCCCGGCTCCCCACGGAGCAAGGTACAACAACCCTGATCAAATTTCTCCCGGCGACCCCGCGACGACTGTGCCGTAA
- a CDS encoding cation transporter has protein sequence MALPRRAKSSRGLLLRSSTKFRIGKRVALASIAVSGILAALKITLGIFGHSASVLADGFESAGDVVAATAVFFGFAIASRPADEEHPYGHGRYETLTGLVVGMILFVAGISICFRSLQGVDRVHDVPAFYGIWALLVSMVSKAVMSAVKFHYGKKIRSAALTADAWNDFVDILSALTALTALGLTLLDPGRFLAADHYGGFAVGLFVIFTGMRVAKDTSARLTDEMPDDEMMSAIREASLTVPGAVGVEKCFARNVGLLYYVDLHLEVDPDLTVRRSHDIATEVRFAIRRKLDWVADVLVHVEPAPENSQPVASGRSKTGPGEPHDG, from the coding sequence ATGGCACTACCCCGGCGCGCGAAGTCCTCAAGAGGCTTGTTGTTGAGAAGTTCAACCAAATTCAGGATTGGCAAGCGCGTGGCGCTGGCCAGTATCGCAGTCAGCGGCATACTGGCGGCGTTGAAGATTACCCTGGGCATCTTCGGGCATTCCGCTTCGGTGCTGGCGGACGGCTTTGAATCGGCGGGAGACGTGGTAGCTGCCACGGCCGTCTTCTTCGGCTTTGCGATTGCCTCCCGTCCGGCCGATGAAGAGCACCCTTACGGGCACGGACGCTATGAGACGCTCACCGGGCTGGTCGTGGGCATGATCCTTTTTGTCGCCGGCATCAGTATCTGTTTTCGATCGCTCCAGGGGGTTGATCGCGTTCACGATGTGCCTGCGTTCTACGGAATCTGGGCCCTGCTCGTCTCGATGGTTTCGAAGGCGGTGATGTCCGCCGTAAAGTTCCATTACGGGAAGAAGATCCGCAGCGCCGCGCTGACCGCCGACGCCTGGAACGATTTTGTGGATATCCTTTCAGCACTGACCGCCCTGACCGCGCTTGGGCTGACCCTGCTGGATCCCGGACGTTTTCTTGCAGCGGACCACTACGGCGGGTTTGCGGTGGGACTGTTTGTCATTTTCACGGGCATGCGGGTTGCCAAGGATACTTCCGCCCGGCTGACGGATGAAATGCCGGACGACGAGATGATGTCGGCCATTCGCGAAGCGAGCCTTACTGTTCCCGGGGCGGTGGGAGTCGAAAAATGCTTTGCCCGCAATGTGGGGCTCCTGTACTACGTTGATCTCCATCTTGAAGTCGACCCGGACCTGACGGTGAGGAGATCGCATGACATCGCGACAGAGGTGCGGTTCGCCATTCGCAGAAAGCTGGACTGGGTGGCCGACGTGCTGGTGCACGTCGAGCCGGCGCCTGAAAATTCACAGCCCGTCGCTTCCGGGCGCTCCAAAACAGGCCCTGGGGAGCCACATGACGGATAA